The proteins below are encoded in one region of Apium graveolens cultivar Ventura chromosome 4, ASM990537v1, whole genome shotgun sequence:
- the LOC141718471 gene encoding uncharacterized protein LOC141718471 yields MEKLVYALILAARKLRPYFQAHRIEVRTAYPLQHILHKPESSGRMLKWAVELGQFNLEYCPRTIIKGQALANFILEFDAEVDDKAIVVAKPSSQGNSHDGKREGLPHPWRILHVDGAVNNNGSGAGIVLVTPEGHRLMSAIHFKFYVTNNDAEYEALINGLKLALEVGAVNLIVQSDSELVANQVNGGFQAQGPRTELYMRCAPCLLKKVKSAKLESVPQEENSNADALAKMGSQMDSVQLGQIPLGFQEIPSIPELKVFQM; encoded by the coding sequence ATGGAAAAACTAGTGTACGCTCTTATTCTTGCGGCACGAAAGTTAAGACCATACTTTCAGGCTCACCGAATAGAAGTTCGCACCGCTTATCCGCTTCAGCATATTCTACACAAACCCGAATCATCGGGGAGAATGTTGAAATGGGCAGTAGAGCTAGGACAATTCAATTTGGAGTATTGTCCTCGCACGATAATCAAGGGACAAGCGCTGGCTAATTTCATACTTGAGTTTGATGCTGAAGTTGATGACAAGGCCATAGTGGTGGCGAAACCTTCCTCGCAAGGAAATTCTCATGATGGTAAGAGGGAGGGACTCCCACACCCTTGGAGGATATTACATGTCGATGGGGCCGTGAACAACAATGGATCAGGTGCCGGGATTGTCTTGGTCACTCCGGAGGGGCACCGTTTGATGAGTGCTATCCATTTCAAGTTTTATGTcaccaacaatgatgctgagtatgaagctTTGATCAACGGTCTAAAATTAGCTCTGGAGGTTGGGGCCGTGAATCTGATAGTTCAGAGTGATTCCGAATTAGTTGCGAACCAGGTCAACGGAGGTTTCCAGGCCCAGGGACCACGGACGGAGTTATATATGAGATGTGCGCCATGCCTATTGAAAAAAGTTAAAAGTGCCAAGCTAGAAAGCGTTCCGCAAGAAGAAAATAGTAATGCGGATGCTTTGGCCAAGATGGGGTCACAGATGGACAGCGTCCAACTTGGACAAATCCCTTTAGGATTCCAGGAAATCCCGAGTATTCCGGAGTTAAAGGTATTTCAGATGTAA